The genomic window GCCCGACTCCTCGCCGGCCCGCACCAATCTCACGGCCGTCGCGGTCGCGCCTCTGGTTGCTTCCAACGCACGCGAGAGCGGCTCGCCCGCCGCGACACTCTCCCGAGCGCGCAGCAATCGATACTCGAGCTCCATGTCGGCAGTCGCACGCGCGGCGAACACCAGGCCGGCCGCGATGGTCACGCCGCTGTCGAGCAATGCCGAAAGCGAGTGCGCCATCCGCGCCGCCCCCGCACTCGCGCGCACCGGCCCTATCATCGGAATCGACAACAACAATCGGTGCCACGCACGCCGGCCCCGCTCAGTCTGCGTCCATGACCGCCATCCCGCGATTCCAACTCCAAGCGCAACGACACCGGGTATGAAGCCGGCGTGCAAGGCCGCCGCGCCATGGAGCACTGCACGCGTCGACGCGGGCAACGTTTGTCCGAGATCGGCCAGTATCCTCGCAAACCGTGGCAACACGACGGTTATGAGAATTGTGACGGCCAATACCCCGGCCGCGGCAACAACCAGGGGATACGCGAGCGCGGCTCGCACCGACGCACGCATCTGCGCCGACGATTCCATGAGATCCGCCGCCCGGCGAATCGCCGGCCCAATGCCGCCGCCCGCTTCGCCCGCCTGCGCAATACCAGTCACGAGCGCCGGTATCTCGACGGGCGCCGACGCCAGCGCGGCAGCCAGACTCTGCCCCTCGCGCACCGACTGCCGAATGTGCGGCAGCGCCGGCCGCCAACCGCGCGGCGCCAATTCCTCGAACGCCTGCAACGCGCGCCCCACCGGCAATCCGGCATCGAGCAAGTCGGCGAGAATTCGAAGCCCCAACGCCAATTCCGCGATCGGCAGCGGACGGCGGCGCGCCTGTCCGCGCTCACGACTCTCGAGGGCCAGCACATACAACCCCCGCGACGCGAGCACCTCGCGCGCCTCGCGCGACGACTCGGCATCGACGACGCCCGAATCCAGGTCGCCGTCGGCGCGCGCCGCCCGATACGCAAACACTGTCTGCACGCACTCGCTCCATTGAAAGTCGCTATTGATGAACGGGCCCGTTCCACGACGTCATGTCCGCATCTTCACCATCACCGCCCGGGCGCCCATCCTTGCCCAAGGTGTACAAGTCGTACGCATTGGGATTCGCGACCCCGGGCGAGACGTACACGTACGGCCGGCCCCACGGATCGAGCGGCACGATCTGGCGGAGATACGGGCCCTTCCAGTTCGGCGGCGAATCCGCCACCGGCAATGTCCGCAGCGCCTCGAGCCCCTGCGCACTCGTCGGAAATCCCTCATTGTCCAGGCGATACGCATCCAGCGCCAATGAGAGAATTTGAATTTGACTCTTCGCGGTATTTCTCCGCGCTTCGCCGATGTTGCCGAACAGCGACGGCGCCACGATGGCCGCGAGCGTCGCGATGATCGCGATCGTCACCAGCAATTCGATCAGCGTGAAGCCGCCGGGCGAACGCAGATGCCCGCGCCGGCGCGCGCCGCGCGCGGAACGCTCAGTCCTGCACCACACGCGCCACCTCCTCCACCGTCGTGTGTTGCGACTCGACCTTGAGCCAGCCGTCCTCTCGCAGCGCGACGAAACCCGCCTCGAGAGCAAGCGCCCGCAGCTCGGCACGCGGCGCACGCGCCGCGATGGCATCGCGCAGCGCATCCGTGACGGTCAGCAGCTCGAAGATCCCCACGCGCCCGCGATATCCCGTGCCTCGACAGGCGCGACATCCTTCCCCACGCACCAGCGTCGCCCGCCGCATATCGCGCCCGGCGACCGCCGCAACCGTCTCCGGATTCGGCTCGTACTCGACGCGACATTCATCACAGATCCGCCGCACGAGCCGCTGCGCCAACACGCCTTCCAGCGTCGCCGCCACCAGGTAATCCGGAACGCCAAGGTCCAACAGCCTCGGTATCGCACTCACGGCATCATTCGTATGCAGCGTGCTGAACACGAGATGCCCGGTCATCGACGCTTGCACCGAGATCTCCGCGGTCTCCTTGTCCCGCATTTCGCCGATCATCACGACGTCGGGATCCTGCCGCAGAATCGCGCGCAACGCGGCACCGAACGTCACGCCCGCCTGGCGGTGCACCGGCATCTGCGTGATGCCCGGCAGTTGATACTCGATCGGATCTTCGACGGTGATGATCTTCTCGACCGTCGCGTCACGCTGCTGCAGAGCCGCATACAAGGTTGTCGTCTTGCCGCTGCCCGTCGGCCCGGTCACGAGCAGCATCCCATGCGGCTTCCCCGCCAACCGCGACGTCGCTTGGAATACAGTCGGCGACATCCCCAACTCGCTGAGCGTGACGGGACGCCCGCCGTGATCGAGCAGGCGAAGCACGACGCTCTCGCCGAACATCGTCGGCACGGTCGACACGCGGAGATCCAACTCGCGCGCCTCGAGCCGCACGCGAATGCGCCCATCCTGCGGACGCCGCCGCTCCGCGATGTCCAGCTCCGCGAGCAGCTTGATGCGCGATACCACGGCATGATGCAAATGCGCCGGCGGCTCGGGCGCCGGCACGAGCACACCGTCCACCCGAAAGCGAACGGACAATCCCGTCCGCGTCGCCTCGAGATGAATGTCGCTCGCCGCCGCGTCATACGCGTCGCGCACGAGCAAATTGACGTACCGAATGACCGGCGGCTGGTTCGCGAGATCGCGCACGTCGGTGGTGAGATCGTCCGCCGCTACGTCGGCGCGCGCAAGCTCGATCGACCGCTCCGACCGTGTCGTGAGACGCTCGATCAATCGCTCCAGCTCATCCTGCTTCACGGTCTCGAACGTCACCGCGCGCTGATACACGTACGCGAGATCCGACGCGCTGCCGCGCAGCGCATGCTCCGCCGCGGCAACGATCAGCGCGCCGTCGTCCCCAATCGCCTTCGGACATACCTTGTGATGCAGCAGATACTCTCGGCTCAGTCCACCGGCGAGCATCAACGCATTGGTCGTTTGAATGAGCATGCTGCACAGTGCCGTCGCCGACGCCACCATGCGTGACCATTCGAACGCACACCGCGCCATTGCGCCGCGCGATCGCTCACGAAAACGGCATTCGTGTTTTTTGATCGCCCACGCAACGAACTGGTCGCGGTCACCGCGCTCGACGTCACTAGAGTCGGCGCGTGCCCACACTCCACGCAGCCGCGCAACTCCTGCTCGCGGCCAACTCCATCGATGGCCTCGTGCCTCTCGCGCGCGCCATCGGCTGCGCCGGCGACGTCGCCCCGCTCGACACGCCTACCCGCCAGTCGCTCGGCATCATTCAAGGAGTTTCGGACGCGCGCATCGCGACCGGGCGCGGTGCGCTGCGTGCCTTGCTCCTGTCGGTAAGCGACGGCACTCCGCTACGCGACCGTATCCCCCGCCTCGCCGCTCGGCTCGCCTCGCGCGCGCCGCACGTCCTGTGGATCGTACTCGCGGTCCAACCCGAAACCGATTCGCTCGCGATCGCCGCGTGGACAGATGACAGACGCCCACCGCGCATCGCGGCCCTCGTGGCGCAACGCAGCCGCCTCGCCGACAGCGATGCGGAGACGGTGCGTTCCCTCGCCGCCGCCGCCGGCCCGCGCGATCTTCTCACCCACGCGCGCTGGGTCGAGATCCTGGGCCGAGATGCGTTGACGATCCGCTTTTATCGCGCGCTCGAAGGGGCGATCGGCAAGCTCACCGAGTCATCGCCCGCCGGCAGCGCCGCCGTCCGGCGCGAGCTCGCGCTACTCGATACCTCGCGCCTGCTCTTCCTCACCTTCCTCGAGGCGAAAGGCTGGCTCGCCGGAGACCACGCGTTCATCGCGCGCCACTATGAGCAATGCGTCGCCAACCGCGGCGGTTTTCGTAGCCGCATCCTGCGGCCGCTCTTCTTCGGCACGCTCAACACACCACGATCCGCGCGCGCCACGCTCGCCCTCCGATTTGGTAACGTTCCGTTCCTAAATGGCGGTCTCTTTTCGCGCACGCCACTCGAGCGCCAATCCCGCCACGTCTCATTCTCCGACGACGCCTACGGCGCGCTCCTCTTCGACGTGTTCGGGCAATACCGATTCACCGCCCACGAAGAATCCGCCTCCTGGAACGAAGCCGCCGTCGACCCCGAGATGCTCGGTCGTGCCTTCGAGTCGCTCATGGCCAATCAGGAGCGACGAAAGACCGGCGCCTTCTTCACCCCGTTCGCGCTCGTCGAACGCGTCACGCGCTGCGGCCTCGAGGCCACACCAATTCACACGCGGGACGATCTCGCGCGCGCCGCCGTGCTCGATCCCGCCTGCGGCTCGGGCGCATTCCTCGTCCACACACTCGAGCGACTCGCCGACCGCGCCCGCGAGCTCGGCGACGACGGCCCGATGTCCGAGATTCGCCGCCGTATCCTCACGCGCTCGATCTTCGGCGTGGATGTCAATCCAACCGCCGTCTGGCTGTGTCAGCTCCGCCTCTGGCTGTCCGTCGTCATCGACAGCGACGAGACCGATCCCGCCGCCGTCATGCCGCTGCCCAATCTCGATCGCAACGTGCGCGTCGGCGACGCTCTCCAGGGCGCAAGCTTCAACGAGGAATCGACGCCAGTCCGCGGCGACAGATCAGTCGCTCGTCTTCGCGAACGCTATGCGCGCGCGACCGGCCCGCGAAAGGAATCGCTCGCCCGCGAGCTCGATCACACCGAGCGCGCGCGCGCCCTCGCCGTCATCGACGCCAATCTCGAATCAGTCGCCGCCCGCCGGCGCGATCTTCTCTCCGCACGGCGCGGACGCGATCTGTTCGGCGGACGATACCGCCCATCAGCCGCCGAACGTGACGCAGCCGCCGGGTTGCGCCGACATGCCGCAGCGCTTCGAACCACGCGTCGTACGATCGCAAACGGCGGTGCGCTGCCCTTCTCATTTCCAACGCACTTCGCCGACGTATGCGCGCGCGGCGGGTTCTCGCTCATCGTCGGCAATCCGCCGTGGGTTCGGCTGCATCGAATTCCCGTGCAACAACGTGCCGCCATCCGACGCGACTTCGCCGTCGCGCGTACCGCCGCCTGGGAGGCAGGCGCAACCTCCGCCGGCGCCGGCGCCGGATTCGCCGCGCAGATCGACGTCGCCTCGCTCTTCATCGAGCGCTCGAGCGAGCTGATCGCGCCAGACGGCGCAATGGCCCTGCTCGTTCCGTCGAAGCTCTGGCGTTCGCTCGCGGGAGGTGGCGTTCGACACCTCCTGTTCGAGAAGACTCGAGTACTGACGCTCGAAGATTATTCCGAGGCTCCGGCTGCATTCGACGCGGCCGTCTACCCCTCGCTCATCGTCGCGCGCAGGCCCGCGGACGACACTCCTCGCATCTGCGACACGAAGTTCGCGGTGCATCACAAAGGACAGCACGCGTTTCGTTGGTGTGCGCCGTGTGACTCGGCGGCATTCGATGAGTCTCGTGGCGCACCGTGGGTGCTGCTTCCACCCGAAGCGCGGCGCGCCTTCGACCTCATACGCCGGATCGGTCAGCCCCTCGCCGAAAGCGCGCTGGGCCGCCCGTACCTCGGCGTCAAATGCGGTTGCAACGATGCATTCATCGTCGAGTGCGTCGATGCGCACGGCGAGCTCGCGGAGGTCGTCACGTCAGACGGTCAGGCGATCACCGTCGAGCGTTCGCGCGTACGCCCGTTGTTACGCGGCGAAGTGCTTCGTCCGTGGTGCGTGCCGGCGAATTACGAGTCCATTCTTTGGACGCACGATCCCGACGGCACGGCTAGCCACAAGCTCCCCGCGCTGACGAGTCGTTGGCTCGCGCAGTGGCGGCACGCGCTCGTGAATCGAAGCGATGCACGCAACCGCGCGCGGTGGTGGTCTCTCTTTCGCGTCGAGAGCGCGCGAAATGATCGGCCGCGCGTCGTGTGGGCCGACGTCGGAAAGGAACTGCGCGCGTCCGTGCTGCCCGCGGGCGACGAACGCATTCCGTTGAACACCTGCTACGTCGTTCGCTGTCGCGATGAGTGCGATGCACACGCATTTGCCGCATTGCTCAACGGTCCGCTGGCTCGCGCGTGGTTGAATGCGGTGGCCGAACCGGCGCGCGGCGGCTATCACCGCTACCTCGGCTGGACGATGGCGCTCTTGCCGATTCCCACGCCGTGGGACGACGTACGCCACGCACTCGCGAAGATCGGCCGACGCGGCGCACTCGGCGCGCGCATCAGCGACGTCGAGTTGCTCGAGGCGGCGACCGAGGCGTACGGTATCGTTCACGACGACGTCGCTCCGCTCGTGGCGTGGAGCGCGGGGTGAGCCCGGTGTGAGCGCCCCCGGCGTACGGGCCCTTATTGCTCATGCAATGCTCGACGCGACCGCGAGCGCGCCGCACACGCTGGGCGACGTCACACTCCGACCGCACCAGCGCGCCTCGGCCGACCGGCTGCTGGAGCTCATCGCGCATCACGGCGGCGCGTTGCTCGCCGATCGCGTCGGCACCGGCAAGACGTACACCGCACTGGCGGTTGCGTCGCGTGAACGTGCGATCATAGTGATCGCCCCGTCGTCGCTTCGAGACATGTGGCGCGACGCACTTGCCACGACCGGCGTTGCCGCGCGCATCGTCACGCATGAGAGCTTGAGCCGCGGCGACATTCCTACGCTCGAGCCATCCATCGTTCTCGTCGACGAGGCGCATCGTTTCCGAAATCCCGCGACACGGCGATACGCCGCGGCTG from Gemmatimonadaceae bacterium includes these protein-coding regions:
- a CDS encoding GspE/PulE family protein is translated as MVASATALCSMLIQTTNALMLAGGLSREYLLHHKVCPKAIGDDGALIVAAAEHALRGSASDLAYVYQRAVTFETVKQDELERLIERLTTRSERSIELARADVAADDLTTDVRDLANQPPVIRYVNLLVRDAYDAAASDIHLEATRTGLSVRFRVDGVLVPAPEPPAHLHHAVVSRIKLLAELDIAERRRPQDGRIRVRLEARELDLRVSTVPTMFGESVVLRLLDHGGRPVTLSELGMSPTVFQATSRLAGKPHGMLLVTGPTGSGKTTTLYAALQQRDATVEKIITVEDPIEYQLPGITQMPVHRQAGVTFGAALRAILRQDPDVVMIGEMRDKETAEISVQASMTGHLVFSTLHTNDAVSAIPRLLDLGVPDYLVAATLEGVLAQRLVRRICDECRVEYEPNPETVAAVAGRDMRRATLVRGEGCRACRGTGYRGRVGIFELLTVTDALRDAIAARAPRAELRALALEAGFVALREDGWLKVESQHTTVEEVARVVQD
- the gspG gene encoding type II secretion system major pseudopilin GspG produces the protein MWCRTERSARGARRRGHLRSPGGFTLIELLVTIAIIATLAAIVAPSLFGNIGEARRNTAKSQIQILSLALDAYRLDNEGFPTSAQGLEALRTLPVADSPPNWKGPYLRQIVPLDPWGRPYVYVSPGVANPNAYDLYTLGKDGRPGGDGEDADMTSWNGPVHQ
- a CDS encoding N-6 DNA methylase, with protein sequence MPTLHAAAQLLLAANSIDGLVPLARAIGCAGDVAPLDTPTRQSLGIIQGVSDARIATGRGALRALLLSVSDGTPLRDRIPRLAARLASRAPHVLWIVLAVQPETDSLAIAAWTDDRRPPRIAALVAQRSRLADSDAETVRSLAAAAGPRDLLTHARWVEILGRDALTIRFYRALEGAIGKLTESSPAGSAAVRRELALLDTSRLLFLTFLEAKGWLAGDHAFIARHYEQCVANRGGFRSRILRPLFFGTLNTPRSARATLALRFGNVPFLNGGLFSRTPLERQSRHVSFSDDAYGALLFDVFGQYRFTAHEESASWNEAAVDPEMLGRAFESLMANQERRKTGAFFTPFALVERVTRCGLEATPIHTRDDLARAAVLDPACGSGAFLVHTLERLADRARELGDDGPMSEIRRRILTRSIFGVDVNPTAVWLCQLRLWLSVVIDSDETDPAAVMPLPNLDRNVRVGDALQGASFNEESTPVRGDRSVARLRERYARATGPRKESLARELDHTERARALAVIDANLESVAARRRDLLSARRGRDLFGGRYRPSAAERDAAAGLRRHAAALRTTRRTIANGGALPFSFPTHFADVCARGGFSLIVGNPPWVRLHRIPVQQRAAIRRDFAVARTAAWEAGATSAGAGAGFAAQIDVASLFIERSSELIAPDGAMALLVPSKLWRSLAGGGVRHLLFEKTRVLTLEDYSEAPAAFDAAVYPSLIVARRPADDTPRICDTKFAVHHKGQHAFRWCAPCDSAAFDESRGAPWVLLPPEARRAFDLIRRIGQPLAESALGRPYLGVKCGCNDAFIVECVDAHGELAEVVTSDGQAITVERSRVRPLLRGEVLRPWCVPANYESILWTHDPDGTASHKLPALTSRWLAQWRHALVNRSDARNRARWWSLFRVESARNDRPRVVWADVGKELRASVLPAGDERIPLNTCYVVRCRDECDAHAFAALLNGPLARAWLNAVAEPARGGYHRYLGWTMALLPIPTPWDDVRHALAKIGRRGALGARISDVELLEAATEAYGIVHDDVAPLVAWSAG
- a CDS encoding type II secretion system F family protein, coding for MQTVFAYRAARADGDLDSGVVDAESSREAREVLASRGLYVLALESRERGQARRRPLPIAELALGLRILADLLDAGLPVGRALQAFEELAPRGWRPALPHIRQSVREGQSLAAALASAPVEIPALVTGIAQAGEAGGGIGPAIRRAADLMESSAQMRASVRAALAYPLVVAAAGVLAVTILITVVLPRFARILADLGQTLPASTRAVLHGAAALHAGFIPGVVALGVGIAGWRSWTQTERGRRAWHRLLLSIPMIGPVRASAGAARMAHSLSALLDSGVTIAAGLVFAARATADMELEYRLLRARESVAAGEPLSRALEATRGATATAVRLVRAGEESGRVASMLAHAARIEQEHADRVVRTAVRMLEPMLLLTFASVVALIAAALLQAIYSVRPS